The segment ATTATAGATCCTGCCATTATAAAAAATGGTACAGCTAATAAAGGAAAAGACGCAGTGCTAGTAATAAATCTTTGTAATACCAAATCTACTGGTGATCCTGTATTACCAAAAATAAAATAAATCAAAGCAGAAGCAAAAAGTGCAAAAGCAATTGGAATACTAGAAAAATATAACAAAAATGCTATAAGAATCGGGTAAAGTACCATTTTTCCACCTCTTTACTATAAATATTCTAATAAAATAAAACTATTTTCATATTTTCTTTATTATCATTATCAAATCATTTATGAAGAACTTTAATGCATAAAAAGTCATTAATCCAAAACCAACTAATAAAGATGAACTTACGTAAGCTGAAGATATACCTAACACAGGAGTAGGTTTTACATAAGATGCTTGAACATAAATATAACTTAAATAAAATATAAAACCATTTAAAATAACCATAAATAAGTTAAGTAACAAATTTACAATTTCTCGAATTTTAATTGGTAATAAATTAATTAACATATCAATACCTATGTGCATTTTTCTTTTATAACAAGCTGCTGCTCCAATAAAAACACTCCACACAAATGATGAAGTAGCTACCTCTTCCGACCAATAAATACCTACATTAAAAATATATCTTAAAATAACGTTAACGATTACTAAAGCAACAGTTACACTTAAAAAAAGGCACTTATTATTTCTTCAATATTTTTAAATAAATAAATAATTTTTCTTTTCATTTTTACCTCATTCCTTACTTAATTTTGTTTATTTATAAAGGGAATTACTTAAGCAATTCCCTTTATAAATACTTTTTATTTTTATCAATAATGACCATTTAATAAAAATTATTTAAATATTCTTAGTTTAATCTTTCCCTTATTACCTTTAACTCTTCTTGTAATTGATCGTAAATACCTGGAGTTAAGCCTGGGAAAGTTTCATAAATATGTTTAGTCGCCTGTCTAAAGCTTTCTTTATCAACTTCATTAAATTTTACTCCATATGATTCTAACTCTTTAACTACATTACTATGGTTTGACTTTAAAATATTAATCATTTCAGCGGCACCTTTTTCAAATTCTTCTTCTATAATTTTTTGATATTTTTCAGGAATTGTATCCCAAACTTTAGTAGAAATATAAACTCCACAAGTACCTAAGAAATGTTGGGTAACTGCTACATTTTTCTTTATCTCATAAACTTTATTTCCGATATTTGTAAATTCAGATCCTTCTATAGCATCAACTACTCCTTGTTGCAATGCTGAAAGAGTTTCGCCCCATGGAAGTGGAGTAACTATAGCCCCCAATGAATTAAATGTATCAACAAATAGTTGACTTGCTGGTGTTCTAATTTTTAAACCCTTCATATCATCTGGAGTAGTTATCACTTTATCTGATATAACGTTCCTAAAGCCAAAAATATAATCTAATGCTAAAATTTTAATTCCTTTTTCTTCCGCACGTTTAATCATGTCCTGTACCAATTCAGTGCGTACCATCTCTACATATTCATCATAACTATCATATAAGAAAGGACCAACTAAAGCAACAAAATCTGGTACATAATCTCCTATATATGTTGGGTCCTCTACAGATATAAAATTAGCTCCCCTTACAACTTGTTCCACTCCATCTTTATATACAGCTAATTGACCTTGTGGAAAAGTTTGTATTTCAACAGCACCATTTGTTCTCTCATAAATTCTTTCTGCAACCCAATCCATTGATTTAGTTAATTGCTCTGCTGGATTAAAAACATGACTTAGTCTAAGAACTATTTTAAAATCATCTTCTCCCCCTTTTTCTGATTCTTTTTGTCCGCAACCAACTATCGAAAAAGTTAGTAGCAATAAAATTAACGTTAGACTTAATAATTTAAAACCTTTGCTCATTAAAACACTTCCTCCCTTTTTTTATTTTAATTGCAGACTTGCTGCAAAACTTTACTTAAGAAACTTAAAAACTTAAGACAAGAAAAAAGCCAACAATAACATAACACAATTTTATGTGTTAATTATTATTGACACTCCATTTCTCCTGTCAATTATATATATTTAATTTTTTAAAAAATTTGCATTTTTATTATACCATGTTTCTTTTTATTTTGTAAAGATATTTATTATATCTTATTTATTTTTTATTCTTGCTCCCATTTCAGTGCTCTTTCTACTGCTCTCTTCCAACCTTTATATAATTTTTCCTTATCAGCTTCATCCATTTGAGGTTTAAATGTTCTGTCAACACTCCACTTAGCAGCAATTTCTTTTTTGTCCTTCCAGAAACCTACTGCTAAACCTGCTAAAAAAGCTGCTCCTAATGCAGTAGTTTCGATAACTTTAGGCCTATCTACTTCTACTCCAAGGATATCTGCTTGAAACTGCATTAAGAAGTTGTTAGCTACAGCTCCACCATCAACTTTAAGAGTTTGTAAAGCTATTCCTGAATCTTCTTGCATAGCTTCTAAAACATCCCTAGTTTGATAGGCAATAGATTCTAATGCAGCCCTAATTATATGTTCAGCCTTGGCTCCCCTAGTCAAGCCAACGATAGTACCTCTAGCATACATATCCCAATAAGGAGCTCCTAATCCTACAAAGGCAGGAACTAAATATACACCGTTATTGTCTTTTACTTTAGTAGCCATGTACTCTGTGTCTTCAGCATCTCTGATTATTTTAAGCTCATCTCTTAACCATTGAACTACTGCCCCGGCAATAAAGATACTTCCTTCTAAAGCATATTCAACTTTACCATCTACTCCCCAGGCTAATGTAGTTAATAATCCATTTTTAGATGGAACCATCTTTTCTCCAGTATTCATTAACATAAAACAACCGGTCCCATAAGTATTTTTCGCCATGCCCGGCAAGAAACATCCTTGACCAAAGAGAGCTGCTTGTTGGTCCCCTGCTGCTCCAGCTATAGGGATCATAGCCCCTCCAAAGGTAGCCTGATCGGTGTGTCCATAGACATAACTTGAAGGCTTAACTTCAGGTAACATAGCTGCAGGAATGTCTAGTTCTGAAAGGATTTTTTCATCCCATTTTAGTTCTTTAATATTAAATAACATAGTCCTAGAAGCATTGGAATAATCAGTGACGTGAACTTTACCCCTTGTTAAATTCCAAATTAACCATGTATCAATATTACCAAAGAGTAACTCAC is part of the Anaerobranca californiensis DSM 14826 genome and harbors:
- a CDS encoding TRAP transporter small permease — protein: MVNVILRYIFNVGIYWSEEVATSSFVWSVFIGAAACYKRKMHIGIDMLINLLPIKIREIVNLLLNLFMVILNGFIFYLSYIYVQASYVKPTPVLGISSAYVSSSLLVGFGLMTFYALKFFINDLIMIIKKI
- a CDS encoding C4-dicarboxylate TRAP transporter substrate-binding protein, translating into MSKGFKLLSLTLILLLLTFSIVGCGQKESEKGGEDDFKIVLRLSHVFNPAEQLTKSMDWVAERIYERTNGAVEIQTFPQGQLAVYKDGVEQVVRGANFISVEDPTYIGDYVPDFVALVGPFLYDSYDEYVEMVRTELVQDMIKRAEEKGIKILALDYIFGFRNVISDKVITTPDDMKGLKIRTPASQLFVDTFNSLGAIVTPLPWGETLSALQQGVVDAIEGSEFTNIGNKVYEIKKNVAVTQHFLGTCGVYISTKVWDTIPEKYQKIIEEEFEKGAAEMINILKSNHSNVVKELESYGVKFNEVDKESFRQATKHIYETFPGLTPGIYDQLQEELKVIRERLN
- the glpK gene encoding glycerol kinase GlpK gives rise to the protein MEKKYILALDQGTTSSRAIIFDHDGNIVSTSQKEFTQIYPKPGWVEHDPMEIWGTQSGVAREVLERAGISPFEIAAIGITNQRETTVVWDKNTGKPIYNAIVWQCRRTANICDELKARGLEEYIRENTGLVVDAYFSGTKVKWILDNVEGAREKAEKGELLFGNIDTWLIWNLTRGKVHVTDYSNASRTMLFNIKELKWDEKILSELDIPAAMLPEVKPSSYVYGHTDQATFGGAMIPIAGAAGDQQAALFGQGCFLPGMAKNTYGTGCFMLMNTGEKMVPSKNGLLTTLAWGVDGKVEYALEGSIFIAGAVVQWLRDELKIIRDAEDTEYMATKVKDNNGVYLVPAFVGLGAPYWDMYARGTIVGLTRGAKAEHIIRAALESIAYQTRDVLEAMQEDSGIALQTLKVDGGAVANNFLMQFQADILGVEVDRPKVIETTALGAAFLAGLAVGFWKDKKEIAAKWSVDRTFKPQMDEADKEKLYKGWKRAVERALKWEQE